A genomic region of Homalodisca vitripennis isolate AUS2020 chromosome 5, UT_GWSS_2.1, whole genome shotgun sequence contains the following coding sequences:
- the LOC124362569 gene encoding LOW QUALITY PROTEIN: ring canal kelch homolog (The sequence of the model RefSeq protein was modified relative to this genomic sequence to represent the inferred CDS: deleted 1 base in 1 codon) → MDTNVECGMDRGSCLLLRYASQNSLDESSQKHIPRPSSKEKPPYRNSNHAHRAFDVMKIMRKQNLLCDVRLVADSVEVPAHKMVLAACSPYFHAMFTSFEESKQERIVLQGIDPQALQLLIDYVYSSEVHVTEENVQVLLPAANLLQLTDVRDACCDFLQAQLHPTNCLGIRAFADLHGCIDLLSSSESYIEQHFPEVVECEEFLTLSHHQVSKLICSDHLTVPSEEKVFECVISWVNHALENRQSHLAELMEHVRFPLLPQDYLVQRVEEEPLLKASLKCKDYLIEALKYHLLKGEQKAHFKTPRTKPRQPVGLPKVLLVVGGQAPKAIRSVECYDFSTETWSSVAEMPGRRCRAGLVVLGGRVYAVGGFNGSLRVRTVDVYDAVLDQWTVCAGMEARRSTLGVAVLNNCIYAVGGFDGSTGLNSAEIYDPKTTEWRMIASMSTRRSSVGVGVVNHLLYAVGGYDGASRQCLSSVECYNPETDTWTSVAEMSARRSGAGVGVLDGVLYAVGGHDGPLVRKSVEAYNPDTNTWTPVADMALCRRNAGVVALNKLLYVVGGDDGCSNLASVEVYNPKTDSWSMLSSCMSIGRSYAGVAIIDKPANM, encoded by the exons atggACACAAATGTGGAGTGTGGAATGGATAGAGGAAG CTGCCTGTTGCTACGATATGCGAGTCAGAATTCCTTGGATGAGAGCTCCCAGAAGCATATTCCTCGTCCCAGCAGCAAAGAGAAACCTCCTTATCGGAACAGCAACCATGCCCATCGAGCATTTGATGTAATGAAAATCATGAGaaa GCAAAACCTGCTGTGTGATGTGCGATTGGTGGCAGACAGTGTGGAAGTTCCAGCACACAAGATGGTGCTGGCTGCTTGCAGTCCGTACTTCCACGCCATGTTCACCAGCTTCGAGGAAAGCAAGCAGGAGCGTATTGTGCTGCAAGGCATTGATCCCCAAGCTCTGCAGTTGCTCATTGACTATGTCTACTCCTCTGAGGTTCACGTCACAGAGGAAAATGTGCAG GTTCTCTTGCCGGCAGCAAACCTGCTACAGCTGACAGATGTGCGAGATGCTTGTTGTGATTTCCTACAGGCTCAGTTACACCCAACCAACTGTCTTGGTATCCGAGCCTTCGCTGACCTCCATGGTTGCATCGACTTACTCTCGTCTTCTGAATCTTACATAGAACAGCACTTCCC GGAGGTTGTGGAGTGTGAAGAATTTCTCACCCTCTCCCACCATCAAGTGTCCAAACTGATCTGCAGTGACCATCTGACAGTTCCGTCAGAGGAGAAG GTGTTTGAATGTGTCATCAGCTGGGTGAACCATGCCCTGGAAAACAGACAAAGTCACCTGGCAGAGCTGATGGAACATGTACGGTTCCCTCTACTGCCACAGGACTACCTGGTCCAAAGGGTGGAGGAGGAGCCTCTACTTAAAGCTAGTCTTAAGT GCAAAGATTACTTAATTGAAGCCCTAAAATACCATTTACTTAAAGGAGAACAGAAAGCTCATTTCAAAACTCCAAGGACAAAACCAAGGCAGCCTGTTGGTTTACCCAAG GTGCTGCTGGTTGTAGGGGGCCAAGCACCTAAAGCGATCCGTAGCGTGGAGTGTTATGACTTCTCAACGGAGACGTGGAGCAGTGTGGCAGAGATGCCTGGACGCCGGTGTCGTGCAGGGTTAGTTGTGCTGGGTGGTCGGGTGTACGCAGTAGGCGGGTTCAACGGCTCACTCAGGGTACGCACTGTGGATGTGTACGATGCCGTGTTGGACCAGTGGACTGTGTGTGCTGGGATGGAGGCTCGTCGCTCCACCCTCGGCGTGGCTGTTCTCAACAACTGTATTTACGCT GTGGGAGGGTTTGATGGTTCGACAGGTCTCAATTCTGCAGAGATATATGACCCCAAGACTACAGAATGGCGCATGATTGCTTCTATGTCAACACGTAGGAGTAGTGTTGGCGTTGGTGTTGTCAACCACCTTCTTTACGCT GTTGGAGGTTATGATGGGGCGTCCAGGCAATGTCTTAGCTCTGTAGAATGTTACAATCCTGAGACGGACACGTGGACTAGTGTCGCTGAAATGTCTGCAAGAAGAAGTGGTGCAG GTGTGGGCGTGTTAGATGGTGTGCTGTATGCAGTAGGTGGTCATGATGGTCCTCTTGTCAGGAAGAGTGTGGAGGCGTACAATCCTGACACAAACACCTGGACACCTGTCGCAGACATGGCGCTTTGTAGGCGTAATGCAG GAGTGGTAGCACTGAACAAGCTGCTGTATGTGGTGGGTGGTGACGACGGTTGCTCTAATCTGGCATCTGTGGAAGTGTATAACCCCAAAACTGACTCCTGGTCCATGCTGTCATCGTGCATGAGCATCGGGCGCAGCTACGCG GGGGTGGCCATCATTGATAAACCAGCCAATATGTGA